In one window of Toxotes jaculatrix isolate fToxJac2 chromosome 10, fToxJac2.pri, whole genome shotgun sequence DNA:
- the trmt112 gene encoding multifunctional methyltransferase subunit TRM112-like protein, which produces MKLLTHNMLTSHVKGVMKGYPLLIKATEVKVNEVEFNPQFVSRMIPKLEWSALVQAAEELGHRQDLPGELVPDYENNEDFLKKVHRVLLEVEVIEGCLQCPESGREFPISKGIPNMLLNEDEV; this is translated from the exons atgaagctgctcacacacaacatGTTGACGTCTCACGTGAAGGGAGTCATGAAAGGTTACCCGTTGCTCATCAAG gcAACTGAGGTGAAGGTAAATGAGGTAGAGTTCAACCCTCAGTTTGTCAGCCGGATGATTCCCAAACTGGAGTGGAGCGCTCTGGTCCAGGCTGCAGAGGAG ctgGGTCATCGGCAAGACCTGCCAGGTGAGCTGGTGCCAGACTACGAGAACAACGAAGACTTCCTGAAGAAAGTGCACAGAGTGCTATTAGAG gtggaGGTGATAGAGGGCTGTCTGCAGTGTCCCGAGTCAGGACGAGAATTCCCAATCTCCAAAGGAATCCCCAACATGCTGCTGAACGAAGATGAGGTGTAA